The genomic region TCAACCAGGTGCTCAGCAACACCGACAACAAGCTCGGCTCCAAGGTCGCCTTCGTGACGCAAGGCAACGATTATCTCTCAACCGAGACCGGCGAACTGCAGAACACCGGCAGCCTGTTCGACTTCGCGGTCAAGGGCGATGCCTGGTTCGGCATCAACACCCCCGCAGGCACAGTGCTCACCCGAGACGGACGGTTCTCGATGACGTCGACTGGAGCCCTTGTATCGGAGCGGGGCTTCCCCGTGCTCGATCCCAATGGCGGCCAGATCCAGCTCAATCCGCAGGGCGGCGAACCCAATGTCACGGCCACCGGCGAGATTTTCCAGAATAACAAGCAGATGGGCACGATCGGTCTCTATACCGCCGACCTCAGCAAGGGCTTCGTGCGCTATTCCAACAGCGGCATCATTGCCTCGCAGACACCGCAGGCGGTCGTCGACAGTTCCAAGGTCGGCGTTGCTCAAGGATATCTCGAAAATTCGAACGTCAACGGCATGCGCGAGATGACGCAGCTGATCGAAGTCAGCCGCGCCTTCGACAACATATCGACGCTGACGGGCTCGAGCGAGAGCTCGCTCGACGAGGCAATCAAGACCCTCGGCAGCAAGTCATCGTAAGGGGTCGGTAGATGGATCAACTCGAAGACACGATCTTGGATCCGCTGGACCTTGAAGATCCGGATGAGACGCCGGCAGGCCCTGTGCTGCCGGAAATACCGATTTCACAGAAGCTTGGGCAACTCGCCGAGCTTGCCCGCTACTACGGCACGCCGGAGAACGCCGTTGCCCATGGCGGCCATGTCAGGACCATTGCCGCCGGTCACTACACCGTCTCCGGCCTCTCGCGGCACGTCCGGCTTGGCGAATTCGTCGGCCATCTGTCTCCGACAGGCGTCCACCTCGGCGAAGTCGTGCGGGTCGAGCAGGACCTGATCTTCGTCTGCCCAATCGAGCCGGGGGAGCCGATCGGCATTCACGACAAGGTCATCCAGAAGGGTGCCTTCCGCATCAGCCCGTCCAGCGACTGGTGTGGGCGCACGATCAATTCGCTGGGCGAGCCTATCGATGGGCTGGGTCCCTTGACGCAAGGCTCCACGCCGCGCTCGATCTCGAACCTCGCTCCGCCGTCGATGACCCGTCAGCGCGTCGAGACCGGGTTCAAGACCGGCGTCCGCGCGATCGATATCTTCACGCCGCTGTGCCTTGGCCAGCGCCTCGGCATCTTTGCGGGCTCCGGCGTCGGCAAGTCGACGCTGCTGTCGATGCTGGCGCGCGCCGAGGCTTTCGACAAGGTCGTCATCGCGCTGGTCGGCGAGCGTGGCCGCGAAGTCCGCGAGTTCATCGAAGACACGCTCGGTCCGCATATGAGCAAGTCGGTCGCAGTCGTCGCAACCAGCGATGAAAGCCCGATGCTGCGCAAGATGGCGCCGCTCGCAGCCATCACAATCGCCGAGCATTTCCGCGATGCCGGCGACAACGTGCTGCTCATCGTCGACAGCGTCACGCGCTTTGCCCACGCCATCCGTGAAGTCGCGACGGCGTCCGGCGA from Rhizobium tumorigenes harbors:
- the flgF gene encoding flagellar basal-body rod protein FlgF — encoded protein: MQSGIYVSLSSQMALERRLTTIADNMANVNTTGFRGTEVKFNQVLSNTDNKLGSKVAFVTQGNDYLSTETGELQNTGSLFDFAVKGDAWFGINTPAGTVLTRDGRFSMTSTGALVSERGFPVLDPNGGQIQLNPQGGEPNVTATGEIFQNNKQMGTIGLYTADLSKGFVRYSNSGIIASQTPQAVVDSSKVGVAQGYLENSNVNGMREMTQLIEVSRAFDNISTLTGSSESSLDEAIKTLGSKSS
- the fliI gene encoding flagellar protein export ATPase FliI translates to MDQLEDTILDPLDLEDPDETPAGPVLPEIPISQKLGQLAELARYYGTPENAVAHGGHVRTIAAGHYTVSGLSRHVRLGEFVGHLSPTGVHLGEVVRVEQDLIFVCPIEPGEPIGIHDKVIQKGAFRISPSSDWCGRTINSLGEPIDGLGPLTQGSTPRSISNLAPPSMTRQRVETGFKTGVRAIDIFTPLCLGQRLGIFAGSGVGKSTLLSMLARAEAFDKVVIALVGERGREVREFIEDTLGPHMSKSVAVVATSDESPMLRKMAPLAAITIAEHFRDAGDNVLLIVDSVTRFAHAIREVATASGEPPIARGYPASVFTELPRLLERAGPGPEGTGTITAIISILVDGDNHNDPIADSTRGILDGHIVLQRSLAEEGRYPPIDPLSSVSRLARKAWTPDQEKLVSRLKSLVHRFEETRDLRLIGGYRAGSDADVDMAIKQVPLIYDVLKQLPNDRPSIDAFTDLATALKNGAAAPANARPRG